The window acaactctactactttttaattatatacaataaaatatattttatattatgtattattttctcaaaatacttaaacaaattttatttttaggatcAGCAATAATATTCCTACCTTTTGCAATAACATTGCATACTATTCCGTATACCCACCATCCGCGCCGCTGTACCTTCTATCAATATCCAGTTTATCAGACGAACAAAATGATTTTTCACAGCAATCGAAAGTTAGTATGACTCTAGTGTTTTGAACGCTAcaggaaaaagaaaatataatatgtggGTGAAAATAGTTTAGTAtgattaaaaacacatttttgatTAGAGGTAGCATATTTCAAATCCCATACTaacatacatgtacatatatcactaaatacaacttaatatttgtaatttgtataatttattaatagcagACAGTGAACGACGAAGCTAAAAGAATAGCTCAACAAATGTTACATTTGGTGCTGAATTCGGTTGTTCGTAAAGCTGTGGCCCACACGTCTGCTAAAACCGTATCCGTAGGCTCCTCCGTCCATGTCCTGAGCCAAAGCGTTGCCGTACAAACTGTCCCTATAGCTGCCATGGACAGGTATGCATTTTATCTTTAAACTCTTCTTatccatttaaatttgattaaaaattgttattaatattaaattaaagacaTATTTACAGACACGTGAATAAGGAGGGAATCAGTTCCAGTTCTAgtggtatatatatttataatagtcaattatagtacgacacacaattatattcgtcaatttggcgcgtcgatttacatactcttgctttttctgacgcgtgaatctatagcgacgaatagcgtcgaatggcgcgatagggagctatttatattggttgtgtaaatcggcagtaatcggttttattttcattccattgcattttccgatgctacatctactttgtgtcgtactataataataatttaatacgctcagatatataattcataataattatactcgTAGCTGAAAGTTGTATGGAGCGTGAACAGAAATGGGTTAAAGATTTACGTTTGCTTCGCGACTCGCACGTTCGCCTCGTTCTGCGCCAACTTCGACAACTGCAAGACATCGAACGGCTCAGTCGTGATTTTACGACCAAAAACTTAACTCAAAACGTTCCATCTTCACGCCAACTAGATCTAGGAACCATAGAAACAAGGATTTGATCCTAGAGATCAACGATAGTTTGAGTGTACGGTGTGTctttaaaaatcagtcaaataaattgaacaagtacgaataaaatataaataaataaaaatcattttcttgtgtgcattttatttttaattattgacaaaacatactgttattaaatttatgaactAATTAAGCAATTCTAATAATTGTAAagcataaacaaataaaaaagtaatttattattcgatataaaaaatctatacattAACCGATATATCAATTAAACGCCACATCTAATTATCAACCAACACTTTCTCCGACTGTACCAACACTCTGGGTGTGGATCAATCATCAAATTCAAATTGTACGAGAAGGAAATCCTCGAGTCGCGATATTTCACAACAtggacatggcccagtggttagaacgcgtgcatcttaaccgatgattgcgggttcaaacccaggcaagcaccgctgattcatgtgcttaatttgtctttataattcatctcgtgctcagcggtgaaggaaaacatcgtgaggaaacctgcatgtgacaaatttcatagaaattctgccacatgtgtattccaccaacccgcattggaacagcgtggtggaatatgttccaatctttctcctcaaaggtagaggaggcctttagcccagcagtgggaatttacaggctgttgttgttgagcacgaggttaattatttaaacttagaaAAATTTGCGGTGCCTGTACGAACCAATAAAATTGACgatttaagttttattgaacTAATAAAATCCaagaactaataaatataaaaatatagtgtaatttcagtagttcgggatggccaaaataatattatcgttttactaTGATCCTTCAATCTctttatcttttgttagaatgccccacgctatagtccaattgttttataatgacagctcaataatatttaaaataagaaatagtgttacatgccagtattaaatgctatggcatataaaataatattaattacagttttacaaattattgatcaattaataattgtatataataaagtaaattcaatagctcctgctatattaataatatgcaataataatgtgatataaattatgatatagaatcaaatgtcataaaaccgtattgaaggctaaggttactctcttAACAATAGTCTTGTGTGCAgtgcaaaaaaaagtaatatttgtgTAACAAGCTCCtaaaatataagttacatttttaatttgatatacttAATCCAAATTACTTCTTTCTTTATAGAATACGAACACAAATCCAAAGGTGAAATCTTCACCCAGGATATTACGATAGACTTAGATATCGTATTCATGTGTTGTTACTTGCAATATATACCAGGCTATCAATTACGTCTCTGACATGTCCATATATACGAGTACATAATGTATGGATCATCGTAGGTGTAGTCAGATGGACGTAGGcgtgtatacatattatattcaatgtttCAGTTGTTAATATGAGTGTCTACTTTTTTTGCGTTTCAAGTTACATAGGTTGATGTTTTTGTTGCAGAATTTCCTGTTTGCCAATCACGCCTTCTTAAACATATAGCGAATATTCTAGTACCTAAAGCCAGTCCGTTGTTTTACTAACTTTCGTGGCCCATAAACTTTATTACTTGTAATAGATTTAATGTTCCGTACAATTAAGGTAATTCGATTCTAAATTTATCCCCATGCTTATTTTACCCTTATTTTCTCATACCATTgagttattttctatttttttgtttataattttgtaatgtcTCTCTTTTAATTGCTTTATTATCACGTGTCCTAATGCGAAATTAGGACtagttttagtaaatatatcatGACCTATTTTTAAGTAATGATCGCTTGTTCTAACTAAATATAGGTTTTAACTGTAACGTATACACTAGGAATTACATAAATCAATCATTGTAGTCCTGCGCCATGCGCTTATTTTGCCCTGGCGCTTGATCAGTGACCTATATAAGATTTAACTTTTAGTACCCGAAAAGAGCTGAACTAATAACTAATTATAGTTATTTGTTCAGGCGAATCAAGATTAATTTCCGTTTTGATTATTGTCGGTAATTACTTAAACAACTTGCCGCATAGCaagtgtaaaaaagtaaaagtagatAGGTACGTAAGACTTACTTTCCCAAAAGAGACATTCGCCGtataatctaattaaaaatattttttaaggtatTTAATAAGGtaaggtatattttattaacagtcTAACCGAATGCAGCTGAAAGAAGTGTAGGTACCTACACTTCTGCATTCGGTACCTGTTACACTTGAATGGCGGCAACCGGTTGCATCCGAATGAATTACTGGTAGATTTCGTTCAGATAACCGGTACACGTATGTTACATCCGGTACCGGTTACACCTAAACGAAATCGACCTGAACAAGGTCAACCTGTTACCTACACTACACCTGATCGATGTCTACCGGCTATACCAGAATTAAGTCGACCGGGTACAGCATAACGAAGTTTTAAAAAGAGCATATTAAGTACAAAAATTTAGACcgtattatgtttatttagtaagtaatgtatatatttgaagCGCATATATTTGCGATTAATAGAGTACTTTTTAGTAGTTATTGAGTACGTAGGTATTAGTAGCGAACTAGCTGAGTTTCTCATTACATAATCTATTTTACTTCTATACATCGTCATCGTCTTGATTTTACGAAGACCAGGGTGTAATATAATTAaggaaagtaattaaataaaaaataaacaaaatcatttaTGAAGAGATAAcaatcttttataattaattgtcatattattatatctagttaaaaagattatttaaaaaaaaaacataatattatgctTTGTCTTGattattgacaaattaaaaacagttgTGTATACCAATCATAACCGCGTAGAATAGTGGCAAAAAGCTtggcagcatttccccgttgaattatAATTTCGTTCATATGGAATCCACAATTCAGTGGGCCaataaaaagaggttttatacttttaatataggTTCTTGCactattactataattattttatttattttactgcaATTGAAACaaagatataattttgaataaaagacGTTTATTTGCGTCGTTTATTTTTGatgtagaaataaaaagtaGAGAAAGTAAATGTCCCATAGCTGGGCCAAGGGCTCTTCTCGTTTGTGGTCAAGTTTTAGCGTGAATTCCAAACCACTTCTCCAATGGTGCTTGGTGGATCCAATGCGGCTAGTGCTGTTGAAATAAAGAATATAGTTTAGTATTATCCTGGAACGTTACTAAAGCAGGCTATCCAATAACGCTGCCGATGCACGGCACAAGCAATTagcaatatcatattttaagaaattgttaCTGTCAGTTTTGCAGGCGCCGTCGTCGTGGTAGTAAGTGTGTCATTACTGTTGCCTGCGTGTCTTGTGCCGTTTTCGTGTGTTTCGACCGTAATAAAGGGAATTGACGAACTATTACTCGAGGTTTCACACTTTATGTGGACTCAACTCGAGCCTGCTACCATTTGTCAAAAACGATTCGGAATCAACAAGATGATTATTTCGAGTCTCCAATTGACAACATAGCGTATAAGCAATTTCACGCCATGCCTTTCCCTTCTTGTATATTGAGCATCAACAAATACAGCAGTACTTTTTGTGTCTTCCGTTTTTTCTTTTAGCTTGTcataattactaaatataatgcGTGTATTCTGTCtcgcaataaaattaaatgtaaaaatatttaatgtgagGACGGATGGGCTCCCTAATCCTAAAAGCATTGGAAGTGAGGCCTATACATTATTGGCAACGAAACGAATCGAATAAAAATACTACCgcgtaagaaatattttgtaaaccgTCAACTgcaatatattaaagtttgaatGTTTAGTTTCATTGAATTCAAGTTGTTGCGTCAGTCTGATGTACGGTCAcattaagaaaaccttcgtcagctttcaaattaattcctaaaCCTAGTCTTAAAATCTTAGTATCTATCGAATCTATACGTCAAAGCATTGCGaggcaatatgtcattttcaatcggtaaagcagattatcgctcgtactgagcacacgaaaatggaTCTTAATGTCACGAACATTTTCTAAGCCCGACTGTACATGTAATATACATACGCTAACTTTAACTTTGGGTTGGGCATATTTTTAGAATTcagttcaaaatatatttcaatcataATTTGCACAATACTTGTACGTATTccgtgttatatatttaatgtctcGGGgaggaataaataataaatgtttcctaaaatatttatttcaatataccgAGTTTAATTAACAATCCACGCACCGTGTGGTACTCTTAGAGGAgtcaatgaaatttgtaatgTGGAGTACAAAAACATTTCGGGAAGAGAGGTaggtttaaaaaacaatatactcGTAAGTACGAAAAGTCTAACTTACATTGTATAGAACAAGTattcagtaaaatataaaacaataatgaagtaaaaaaatcttatacaaaACCACTACACTCAGACTTcccatattatattactttagaTAAAATTCACACTTAGCTAACATTACACATTGTTTTTACcactataatattttgaatgaatCTTAgacagatacaaaatatacaatctAGTAAGATATATGCAACAACAGAAATAAGACAGAGATCGACATCGTAACACGCAAACATTGGAAGCAACTAATTCattacaacataattattacagataaaatatcaaGTCACATCAGAACAACAGTAAAGTAtgcattgtaaataaatagtgaaataacaattgaaattttattaatctaaCATTTATTCCATCAATTTGTATAcgataatatgattttattaattaaatatcgacAAGTCTTAAATAGTCCTTGCCTCTATCATAATCATAATCTATGTATAAttcactatttatatttaataattcagtTTATCTTagcgaaatataaaaatatgtagacaATATCTAAAGTGATTATTGTATTAGAATAGGTATGGAAGGGTTTGAAGTTGCCACTCGATCGGTTCCACGCTGTCGTATTTCGTACCGATGCACTGTGAGCACGAGCAAAGAATACCTACACGATCGCGCGTCAACGGAGAGCACAGTGAAGGAGAGTCTACCATAGACAccgcttttaatattatatttgtcctTTTAAACACTTAACATtcacattttaaaattgatcaTAATCGATTATTTAAAGACAGTAATTGATTTTTGGGAAGGCAGTCCAAAAGGTACGGAAGGATAATAACACGAATATCATAATGTTTATTAGTTCAAAATTGGTTGGTACGTTGTATTGCTGCTGCCTTTACAGAAACTCTAAGATGACGGTAAAGATGACCTTCTCAATATGTGGCGCCATGCATGTCGCACAGTAGAGTGTATGCGAAGGCGAAAGGGTAGCATCGTACCGGAGAAGTTCGCGCTAGCGACGCGCGCCGAACTCGACCGCGTCGTCGTCGGTGATGTCTCCGTGCCGCCACAGGTTCAGGCGCGAGATCTTGGCGTGATCTTGCGCGGCGCGGTACTCGGCCAGCATGATGCTAAGGCGATACTCATGCGTGTTCTCCATCAATACCAAGCCCTCCCTGATCAggttctaataaaaatatttgttgtttaaatgtttgtcaatttttaaaagataataacaacaaaaaaaaagagcCTTTCAAGTCAGTTAAACAACCAGGGCCATTATTGGATCATGATGAACAAAGCACGAAATATTCAGATACATACCTTGCCAATATCAGCATTAGTAGTGGGATCAACAAGGGTTACAGCCGCTGGAGAACCACGAATTTCCATGTTAAGCAACAGCTTCTTATTCAGCGCATCCGAAGAAAAGGCACGCACTGCCTCGTGCCGGTCATCATTATCGGTTGGGAACTTGACGCCCGCTAGAGTGTACTCGGTTGCATAAGGCGGCTCCCGCTCTGTACCCGGCGGCAACGGAGCTAGTCGCGTTGGACTAACAACCtgtgcataaaatatattattaatgactcataaataacataatatacataactaaACAAAAAGTAATGCCTCCCTGTAGCTTAACATTTACtagttatattatgatatatatattttttaacactagtattattaattgtaataaatatatagctggtaagtaatttgtaattttgtaaaattatgtaattacaaaTGACTGTCACCTCTCTATTTCCATAGTCAATGTAGAAGATTTGAGCCATTTTATCTTCTGTAATCTTCTCAATTTTAGCCCGGTACCATTGATCGTCCAATGTAAAGCGAGCAGCACATATTTGTCCCTTCCTTGGCACATATGATCCCGGAAGAGGAGCATTTGTTTTAAACTCTTGATGTATCTTGTCCATCAAAGATTCTAGCTTGTTACCTAGCTCCATGTTTTGAGCATAGAAAATGCCTTCATTTGTAATTTCAGTAACGACGACTTTCTCGTATTTAACGACACGGTCCTGTATAGGAGCAGAACGTTCTTTCTCAATCTCTTTTTCAACTTCTACAAAATCTTTCCATAGACCAATGCGTTTTTTCATAGCATTTTCTTCTGCACTCTTAATAGTCCGAGCGTATTCAGATGTTTCAGCAGTGTGATGCATTGAGGCGAGACCATGCTCTACAAGAGATATAGATAAATTCTCATTGTCTATCCAAAGCCAACCAATGAAGTTGCCAGCTTTGTCCATTTCTTCAATTGTAACATTAACGTCACGTTGAAGgcatttttcttttgtaaactGCAGAGCTTCATTGCCGAAAGGCTCTGCCTCTTGCATTCCACCGCCTCCTATGGCTGGGCGTGCACCTCTTGGGCAGTTAATTCCTGCCAGTAAGAATGTGACAAGGACTGATTCTTTCGGTATGTAAAGTCTCATACGAGATCCACTAGCAACAAATTCCACAACAGCTTCTGTCTTTTGAGCTCGTTTCAAAAATGGGAAGAATTTTTTGGCCATTGCAGAGTCACCGCTTGTATCTTGTATACGATGAGTTGGGATATCTTTTTTAGCATGAATGCCTATAACGCTTTTTTGTGCTTTTAATTCAGCTTCAAGCAATTTATCATAATGAGAGCTTCTCTGATCATTGTCATTTCTGTATCTAACCACAGTTGCATATCCTTTGCTTACTAAAGCTTCCGCAATGT is drawn from Vanessa cardui chromosome Z, ilVanCard2.1, whole genome shotgun sequence and contains these coding sequences:
- the LOC124542845 gene encoding uncharacterized protein LOC124542845, coding for MSASVYTNMGQFSCHSMPNYESHSQSPSLRSRSAPIRISNNIPTFCNNIAYYSVYPPSAPLYLLSISSLSDEQNDFSQQSKQTVNDEAKRIAQQMLHLVLNSVVRKAVAHTSAKTVSVGSSVHVLSQSVAVQTVPIAAMDRHVNKEGISSSSSAESCMEREQKWVKDLRLLRDSHVRLVLRQLRQLQDIERLSRDFTTKNLTQNVPSSRQLDLGTIETRI
- the LOC124542892 gene encoding staphylococcal nuclease domain-containing protein 1 — encoded protein: MSATAPTPAYKIGIVKQVLSGDTIIIRKQPQGGPPPEKVIALSGITAPKLARQRTANNDTETKDEPFAWEAREFLRKKLVGKEVIFTAEKPPNSATREYGSVWAGKDPTKSENMTESLLAEGLVKVREGGRNIPQLKRLVEIEEVARSQGKGIWGSDLQSHVRDIKWSVENPKQFVNKFNGQPVKAIIEYVRDGSTVRLCLLPDYTPITLMLSGIRCPAVKQDGDSEPYAEEARFFLESKLLQKDVEVILESVNNNNLVGTILHPQGNIAEALLKQGFARCVDWSIAVMKSGASTLRAAERSAKEAKLRIWTNYVSNAPVIAAKDKEFTATVMEVVNGDALVVKLPTNVQKKIFLASIRPPREKNSPDEEGKQSPRPKGFKPLYDIPWMYEAREFLRKKLIGKKVNVTVDYIQPAKDNFPEKTCCTVMAGSTNIAEALVSKGYATVVRYRNDNDQRSSHYDKLLEAELKAQKSVIGIHAKKDIPTHRIQDTSGDSAMAKKFFPFLKRAQKTEAVVEFVASGSRMRLYIPKESVLVTFLLAGINCPRGARPAIGGGGMQEAEPFGNEALQFTKEKCLQRDVNVTIEEMDKAGNFIGWLWIDNENLSISLVEHGLASMHHTAETSEYARTIKSAEENAMKKRIGLWKDFVEVEKEIEKERSAPIQDRVVKYEKVVVTEITNEGIFYAQNMELGNKLESLMDKIHQEFKTNAPLPGSYVPRKGQICAARFTLDDQWYRAKIEKITEDKMAQIFYIDYGNREVVSPTRLAPLPPGTEREPPYATEYTLAGVKFPTDNDDRHEAVRAFSSDALNKKLLLNMEIRGSPAAVTLVDPTTNADIGKNLIREGLVLMENTHEYRLSIMLAEYRAAQDHAKISRLNLWRHGDITDDDAVEFGARR